In the genome of Xiphias gladius isolate SHS-SW01 ecotype Sanya breed wild chromosome 1, ASM1685928v1, whole genome shotgun sequence, the window TCCCATTTTTACTCAGTTTCTGTTCACAGTTTCCAAACCgagtttgttttgcttttaatcCATGCTGACAATTCTTAGGCTTGCTGACTCCCCACAACACAAAagaagggacagaaaaaaacagaaacatcatttctgctgatttgttAATATTCTCttactacattttaaaaaagataaacaacatAAATTCCATTTATTTACACTGACTCCACTCTGCTCGGCCTGATGCTGCTGGTAAACTTCTTCCATCAGGAATTTACGGTTCACAAACTTGGCCTTGGACCACATCCATACCTGGGGAGGGAGCATGAAAGTAGTttagacaaagaaacaaaaactcaaGGCCCAAACACAAACCTAAGTTGAAACTGGAATTATGAAATGTGTACacgagagacagaaaagaaagaacgaTAGAGACCGACCTGCTTTCTTCCCACTGAGGTAACTCTGACAACAATCTCTTTCTCCAGATCGTGGCCTTTTGAATCTGACAGCGCCAAATTCTTGATCCCCAGCTTAAACTCCACCCCCTACAAACATGGCAGACAGTAAAGAGCAggtgttcattcatttttaataaataaccATGATCCCCATTACCACCAAGGAACcataaaacccaaaaatatttatttacaaacatAGTTGCATCCAGTATGAACATACTAACCGGATTGGATGGTCAGCTTCCTTAAGTttcataaaaagagagaaaagagacaagagagaaaatacaaaagagaaaaaaacattttactatGTGTTACTTTGTTCAGCTCCTGGCTCATCTGGTTGGCTTCAGCCACCATGGGCATCAGTTTGATGTAGTCGTAGAAAACGGCCAGCAGACTGGGGTCTTTCTGACCGGACCCAGCGCTGGACTCACCTAAACACAGACGCgcgaatgaaaaaaataatctcccTTTACTTGCGGCTAGTGATGCTGCCACTCACCCAGGTGGATGCCctcagcagcagccagttcagaCTGGAAGTAGTCGTAGTCGTAGCGGTTCCAGTCATCCCCACCCCTCTCGGACGGATAGCCAATGAATAGGTAGGTGCAGTTGGAACCGAGAATGAGACGGTCCtagagggagaaaaaacagagagagaaaaatgtcttgtgtgTTCTTTAGCAGCACGTCACACAGACATATCATAAAGTCCGTGTCTGTGCTGAGACCCACCAGGTGCTGCAGCTCAGTTGTCTGGGAAATCGCATTGCCATTGAcaatgacctttgaccctggcAGCGGGGTCAGTGTTACCCGGCGCTGTTCGTTCCTGAACACAGCATGACGCTCCTGGAtcctaacacatacacacacaaacgcacacacacacacgtacacgttTCAGTGACTGTGTACAAACCTGGTACAGACAGATGCTTGCATCTCAACATTTACCGAGCTTCCAGACAAGTCTACACCCACTGCAGCctgtcccagcatgcactgggcgGAATGAAGGAGAGCACTCAGAAGAGACAGTCAATCAATAACATCGTTCGCATCCACTTGTAGACATCATATATGGACAGATCCGTGTGTCTAATCTCACTGTACTTGCACGGGGTTGGTGATGTTCTGTCGTTCCCTGATGTGATCTTGATGTGATGAAAACTCACCCTAGGCCTTTGACAGAGATGGACCTCGGAGAGGAGTCACACAGGCCGATCTCCCATTCTCCTGCAACACAAAACGGCAACGAGGacactaaaaccaaaactaaaactaatCAAACCCGCTAAAAACTGTAGTGATCCGCTCCCAATGCCCGCCTCTAAAAGCTTAACTGAAGGAGAGGGTGAGATATTGATCTAAcaccaagagagagagagatgccgATGGCCTCACCCTCCTGGATGAAAAGCTTGACCACCCCAGACAGCTGAGCGTCTTCGTTGATGTTCAGGATGTAGGGATGCATATgcatcatcctcctctcctgacagtgagggagagacagagagacgtTGTGCACACGTGCAAAGATGTGTTTATACACTAAACCTTCAACAAGTGCATTTACGGTCTGTGCTCCTGTGTTTTCCCGAAGCTCATCTGCAACCGCATCTCTGATGGTGtatttgttctgtgtgtgagcgtgtgtacCTGTGTGATATTAGCATACTGTTGCTCCCAGTCCTTCAGTGCCTCTTGCAGGTGTTGTTCCCAGAGAGTCTGAATGGCTCTGATCTGGAGCTCATTGTGGGTCAGCAGCTGACGAAGCTcctctaaacacacaaacacacacgctgacCTCTCCAACCCTTGCCCGGTGGGTTCTATGTGATTCTGTACTAACAGTGACTCCTACTGGTCTCGTCATTGGCTCTGCGTCCCTCCTGGCCCAGCCGGCTCAGTCGTTGCAGCAGTCTGGCGTTCTCGGCCTTCAGCTCTTTGACCAGACGCTCAGTGGGGCTCTCGTTCACCACTGCCCGGTTCTGGATACGCTTTGCCCTGAAAAAgcgagggaggaaggaggacaAGGGGTTAGGTTTGTGAATGGGGTACAGTTGGTACAAAGGACAAGAGTGACCTATGATACTTCACACTGCATGAAAGGTTTTGCTGTACCTCTCAGCGTAGCGCAGGGTTGAGAGAGATTCCTCGTAGCAGATATCAGCAGGGCTCAGCGTGGCAATCTGGAAAAtcgattgattaaaaaaaatgaaaaatagccAAGATGAACCCTCAGAGGGGGTTTGCTTTCTATAAAATGCGAGGAACATTGCTATGTCAGCACGGGACTCTATAAAGCCTCTGTTACCATAACAGTGCGACTGTTGCCTCCCAGCGCAGACTGCAGCAACTTGGTGAGAACTGAGTCTCTGTAAGGAATGTGGACGACCTTCTTCCCCACCGCCACGTCAGCAAGAGCGCTGGAGGAGATGAGAAGGGAGAATGTGCGAATTGCAGGTAAACTCGGTGCAACGCAAACTAAATTAAACAGCAGGTCTACCTGATGACGTTGCCCAGGGTGGTTAGGCTCAGGTTGATGGCTGTGCcctctttcagtctgtcagCCTCGGACCCCGACGACCGCTGACGCTCACTGCCAGCCAGGTCCACTAGATTGACGTTGGACTGCTTTGTGATGCTCTCTTTGGAGAAGATCTAACAGGGAGTCACAGTAATTTCAACAGCAGGTGTTTGAAGACACctgaacaaaaatgtattctcaTAGCCTGTGTATTATCTGAGTGGATTCAAATTGAAACAGAGTAAATAGGGGCATTTACAGTACCTGTTTGAGCTGGAGGATAATCAGCATGTGTGAGCGACTACTGTTGGCGTTCATGTGAGTGGCAGCCGTGGTTCGAGTCCTGGTTCCCTGTTCCATCAACTGCTCCACCTACAGAAACATTTACAAGATCATATTTTTCAATATAGAAATCAAtcaaatactgtacaaaaatcAATCACAGTTTTCTATTCAGCTACGCTTCACTGTCTCGCAaagtgtgcctctgtgtgtagAAGCCTGTcttctctttccatccctctctctaCCTGTGGTGCGCTGTCACAGGGGACGGTACGGAGACCCTCCACGTAGAAGCCTCTTTGTTGCTCCTCTCTAACTCTTAGCCCCCCTGGAGCACGAGACCCCCGAGACAGCAGGTCAAGTACctggacggggggggggggatccaGGGAAAGAGatgatacttaaaaaaaaatcgctgAACAGTATGAACAGTAGCTggagttaaaagacaaaaaaaagaaacccacaATGAAGAATGACAACACTAAAGTAGCTGCTTACTGCTGCCACTTTTACCTGCTCATTATAGATCTCCATCATGCTGAAAAAGACCTGTGTGGACATCAACAACAAAGACGTTCAGAGACACATTTCACAATAATCACCGCACAAGCCAACATGACACTGTGTGCCGGTAAATAATCGTGACCTGAAACAGCTACACACACTCCACCTGACACTGTCTGGAATCCTGGTTTTCTCTAATGGCCTCAAACAGTCGGTCACAGAGTTTAGGAACCAGACCTTTGTTCGGCCCATAGCCAACCATCGAGTAACTCTTCCCCGAGCCAGTCTGCCCATAGGCCAAAAGTGTGGCGTTGTAACCCTGTAGACATTGTTTCAGGACATTCACTATTAGAACTGACGGTACAAACTCAAAAGTGTCCATGTTAGCCATGTTACCTGCAGTGCATTCTCCAGTATCCCCTCTCCCAGGTCCTGGAACACATTGTCCTGGGGACAGGAAACGCTTCATGAGCTGCAATATATATTTATGCACCACGAGACCCAAACACAACGCTCCTACATGTGGGATGTAATAACTGTACTAAACCGCTGCCTGTTCTACCAGGTTGCCCTGGAGCTGACCTGGTCAGCGTATCGCCCCCCCAGCTCTTCAGGCACATACAGGCCACTGCGGTCTCGTGTGAAGCCGCTGTGGGACCAGTAGGCATAGTCGAAGCAGAACGAGCGCCTGGTCTGAGAGTCACGCGGGTCCTGGATGGTGATGGAGCTCGACACCATGGAGACGACACAGTGGCTGCCTGCATCCCGCTCTCTCTGAATGTGGGAAGGGAATGGAAGAGGAGAATTCAAGTATCACCACGGAGACACTGGCTTATTTATCTGACTTACTTTCTCAGGGAACAGTTGCAGAAGGTGTATCTGGTCTGTGTGGTCATTTTATTCTCATTTCATCTGTTGTACTTGCCTTGTCTTATTTAGAAAAGTGATAAATGTGCATGAAGTCAAATCACCTTTGCCAATAAATTCAGAAAGATCCATGCTTGCCTGCTAAGACCAGATGTAATATTTGCTCTAGTTCATATACCTTTAACACTAATACTATATAGCAGTATATAgtaatgtgtctgtgtatgtcacACCATAAGAATAAAGTACATTGTAATGCATATACATTAGGCAGACAGCAGGCAAATAAATAAGAGAAACtgcataaaataacaaatggATGACAGATTTAAAGTGAAATTCTACAGATTCTACAGAATGACTGCACACTGACCTTGTTGAACGGTCGGACTCTGACGGCCACTTTGACACAGTCCTGGCTGTGCATGTCTGAGGCTTTCGCCCTCACCGTCAGCAGGGAGGCTGAGTGATCAGCTCGCCCACACAGAGCACGGGAGAGCAAACTGTGTCGAGTTACACACTGTGACACGGACACATTCAAGGAAGAGTGACAGGGACAACTGTGTACACATTAGCCTGCTGGGAAATGCCTGAGCTTTACTGAAAACCTAATGGGAAACATTTagttttcttgctgaaatgTGCATGTGACTATAAACACTTGAGtataaactaaaacagacaATGATGTGTAGCAGACACTGCCTCAGACTATAATCAAATATTAACTAGTAGCATGACTATGGATTAGTTATTTATTAAGTTAAGATTATCAGAATTAAATATGGGAAGAAATAACATgcttttaatttactttattccCCTGGTGATTTGTTAATGAAGTGGAGATAAGGCGAAAGTGAAACCAGCTTTGTCTACCATTTTAAATTATTGAGTAGAGGCAGTGCCCCGGGAAACAGGAGTCAAATTTATGCAGGTCTGTTACACGTGTTTACGACTACATTCATCTCAACATTTCGGCGACTTTCCCAAAAACAGCTATATTTCTGATATGAACCATAACTTGACCTGACACTTAAAAGGTTCCTTTTCAAACCGGACGCTAGTGGGGTTCGATGGATGTCGGATATCAGGATAAGGTCTCAGGTATTTGTGAAGGATAATTAGAGGCGTGTAGCTCCTTTCAAGTGGTTGGCTGCACACctcaggcagagagaaagaaaaagaatttgcGAGAGCCCCCCCCCATTAGTGCACATGCACATAAGAAACTGAATTGAAACAATCACTCAACACCAGAGGTAGAGAGGTATCCAAGCTTTGCCATATTTATCAAAGAGCATCATCAAAAATAAGACATTCTACATACATTCATCAGAAAATAGCCTATGTGTAAGATGGTGGTTGCcataaatttaattaaacaagcCTATTAACATGTCCCAAAACAAGTTTAACAACTCCAAACCGCTGTGCAATTCCATTTTCCCCCCTCTGTCACAATATACAACATCCCCATGACATACAAAAACAGTCCAATTCTGTTGGCAATAGTGTACAAGTCTGTGCCTCTTCCACAGAAAATCTACCAAATCAACTGAAATTTTAAGACTATGGCATAGGCAGTCTGATTAGATGATCAAATGCATTTGAAACACTTAAAACCTCAAAATGAACATAATTCTttaggatttatttattaactttatttagAACATAGCAAAAGACTATATACAAATTTAGcagtagaaatgtttcatctccACTGGGTTGGTTGCTTTTCTTcttaaatagaaaaaacagcagGCCTCGAAATCTTAAAagtaaacaacaaccaaaaaaaaaaaaaaaaagtttaaaagagaATGTAAATAAAACCTCTTTATCCGAGGCAGGTTCAGTTCAGTCTCTGGTTTTAATAACGGGAACGTCTAAAAAACCCACACTGATTGCTTTCCCTTGTGCCATTCTGTGCCCAAAGAATTAAGCCGATTACAAGGAGTGTCACAAAATGGCAACAGTTACAATATCAAGTGAAATCAAGTTAGTACAAGCCGGACATGTAAACCCCAAAAATATAGTCCTCtcgttgcttttttttttttattgtccaaCAGGGAAGTCAATATACAAAGACAACTGCAGCGCTGTGAGGCATTTGAGGAAACAGAACCATTTTGAGTTTAGGCATACgcttttatttgacagcttcTAACCAAGTTGGTTCAGATCTTGAGGTGGCTGTCTGAGGTTCACTGGTTAAAACCACCACCAACCTCCTTATAGTTTCTTCCTCCGGGTGACGGGTTTTGTGAAAACACTGTCCATTATGCGTTTGCGTCGAAGGTTCATGCTTGAGGTCGGGGCCTCCGCTTCTTTAATCCTCTTCTGCCTCCGCGGGAGCGGATCAGCGGGGCTGGGCAGAGGTGAGATCAGGTCCACCTCTGTTATGGGGGGTGGCTCCGAAATGCCTTTGGATCTGGAGATGGAGAAAGTACAAGGAAGAAATGAAGGGAAAATATCTCAAAAAGCTTGTGAGAGTGTAAACTGTGATTAAGGCAAATAAAGGTCTTagaaagtgttttgtttaaagttaGCTAAAATTCTTATTTGTAAAAACTAAGCAGTCCTTAGTAGTGGCTTCCATGTGggatgtatttttatttatttatttattttattttttttaaatggaaaaaaaaaaaaaaaaagtcttacttTGCTGTTCGTTTGcctgtttttctggttttagaAACACCTGCTGCTTTCTCCGCTTCCACATGATCTTCTTCCGACACAACTGCAtcctggaaaaaagaaaaaggcgaTGTCTTTTTTCAAAAGAGCTCTCATTTATTATTTCTCCCTCATAATCAACGTGATTGTTGATTAttgatgcagattttttttttttttttttaaattaagctATAATCCTGTAGATATGACTTCTGGCCTTTCAGAGCAGTTGAGAGGCTCTTCCGTGCTGTATGCTGTGTCAAATATcctttttcaaatgcaaaacaaagtaATTTCAAAAATGACGATTGCCACACTGCAACTGATTTGCATACAGTTAGCTAGTATCACACCACAGTGGACTTAGTCAAAATTAGTTTTAACATAAGAATACAGTATTAATTTAAAAGTATCATTCTTGAGCAAGAATCGATTAAAAATGAACCCACAGGATTGCATGTTTGAAGAACTGACCTACAGACTAATTGTGTTCAGATTCGTCCACACTAAAAGTGTGAACCTCATAAGCAGAGGCACCCACCTGAGGAGCAACACCTTTTACTCTTCTCCTGCTGCGTGTGGCAGGCGCTGAGGACTCTTCACTTGGGCCAGGAGACTGTGCTCTGTGgcctgacacacagacacaacacaggGTTACAATCATCATGGAcaaatggatggacagacataTGGGTAAACGGATACTCAGCTCACCTCTTGTTCTTCTTCGTGAGGGGGAGTAGATGAACGAATGCTCTCCTGGACTAGAATTGTCCTCTTCGGGTTCAGGGAGCAGGGCGTCTTCGACGGGAGGCAGCGAGTGAGCCTCCTCCGCTGACAACTTCGTACTCCTCTTGCTGGCTCTAACCATCTTTGAAACAACTACTCCTCCTGTAATTTAACAAAGAAGCTCATTTAAAACATCTgcatccacagattttcaactCTGTATTTTACTATATAGCAGACCGCCCACAGAATGTCACCCACACCAAAGCAGTtcttattctgtcattttttattttgatttttattaaacacaGTTCTATTTTCAGTCCAAAGGCAGAGGCTTCGTACATACCTTCCTGCTTCTCTTCCTCATCCTGGAGTCTCTTGATGAGGGCGTCTGCGACTGGGGTTTCAGAATCCACCTCCAGTGGAGAGTCCAGTAAGGGAAGATCTTCCTCAGGGTGGTCCCAGAGTTTGCTCCTGGTGGGTCGACGGGAGTTGGTGCGACTAGCGTTGCTGTTTAGTTCAGACTCCAGCAGatcttcactttcttttatgttttcagtaatCGTCTCTCGTCTCGTCTTTTTTGCACTCTGAGGAAGTGATACAGGAACCAGTTTCACCTGGGAGTGTTAAATGTCATCAATGATCAACAATGGATGGATCtgcttttccaaaatgtaacaGGGAATAATGTATGACACATGCATGACAGTCtcttgtaaaaaatgaaaattacattatGAGGTAAAAGCAT includes:
- the kif28 gene encoding kinesin-like protein KIF28P → MHSQDCVKVAVRVRPFNKRERDAGSHCVVSMVSSSITIQDPRDSQTRRSFCFDYAYWSHSGFTRDRSGLYVPEELGGRYADQDNVFQDLGEGILENALQGYNATLLAYGQTGSGKSYSMVGYGPNKGLVPKLCDRLFEAIRENQDSRQCQVFFSMMEIYNEQVLDLLSRGSRAPGGLRVREEQQRGFYVEGLRTVPCDSAPQVEQLMEQGTRTRTTAATHMNANSSRSHMLIILQLKQIFSKESITKQSNVNLVDLAGSERQRSSGSEADRLKEGTAINLSLTTLGNVISALADVAVGKKVVHIPYRDSVLTKLLQSALGGNSRTVMIATLSPADICYEESLSTLRYAERAKRIQNRAVVNESPTERLVKELKAENARLLQRLSRLGQEGRRANDETKELRQLLTHNELQIRAIQTLWEQHLQEALKDWEQQYANITQERRMMHMHPYILNINEDAQLSGVVKLFIQEGEWEIGLCDSSPRSISVKGLGIQERHAVFRNEQRRVTLTPLPGSKVIVNGNAISQTTELQHLDRLILGSNCTYLFIGYPSERGGDDWNRYDYDYFQSELAAAEGIHLGESSAGSGQKDPSLLAVFYDYIKLMPMVAEANQMSQELNKGVEFKLGIKNLALSDSKGHDLEKEIVVRVTSVGRKQVWMWSKAKFVNRKFLMEEVYQQHQAEQSGVSRVERLSTAALPRDKDPFWDPVEPLLLGTAHLWLHSLAFRIPLEEQLEVLGSEGTEEAILQAQLVPCNSTGLPLGEDDILIDPSELLGRRLDFQLVLEQCCGLRWIREARNRGVQFGFRLFDCSQPLYTPAVWHNFNPLLDHRVHFASLHTSQSLLDYLQSSAVVLELWGLQDGCTDLASSLEGVRMTAEGVFIIDEAGPTNTAPVNSAELSCSVRALQQDWEELKSVNASLRKENHSLREQLNTARNGGESARGRSVRPSCDAEFARALKVFYHSMTSVRGQLQRLRRHRPSEESDLLGLRLFIDEQGCLLRDFSEQLEQSVSTLKHDVAAIVRRKRERSGVWS